One Phalacrocorax aristotelis chromosome 14, bGulAri2.1, whole genome shotgun sequence DNA window includes the following coding sequences:
- the NUDT13 gene encoding NAD(P)H pyrophosphatase NUDT13, mitochondrial isoform X2, translated as MAAIYQAVYRRASSLFCRLHSTYIRKMRYLNELKEDDSLCRQAQTSGTFYLFHNLSPFLQKVGKKYLVPQLSAAEMKRILEKFRETEQWIEKSVLISCSDEHVPHFALDLGALEKSIIESELKGSFTDLRKALFVLDEKDSSLLASAQSLLQWHDSHQYCSKTGQPTQKNVAGSKRVCHASGITYYPQMSPVVITLVSDGSRCLLARQPSFPQGMYTALSGFCDVGESVEEAVRREVAEEVGLEVDSLWYSASQHWPFPSSCLMIACHALVRAQQAEISMNSLELEEARWFRLEEIIEGLKREPRFSKQADERRENRAIWW; from the exons ATGGCTGCAATTTATCAAGCAGTGTACAGAAGAgcttcctctctcttctgcagGTTACACTCTACCTACATTAGAAAAATGAG ATACTTAAATGAACTAAAGGAAGATGATAGCCTTTGTAGACAAGCCCAGACGTCAGGAACTTTCTATCTCTTTCACAATCTCTCCCCCTTCCTGCAGAAAGTGGGGAAGAAATATTTGGTACCACAGCTCAGTGCAGCAG AGATGAAAAGGATCCTGGAGAAATTCAGAGAGACTGAACAGTGGATAGAGAAGTCGGTGCTGATCAGTTGTTCAGACGAGCACGTACCACACTTTGCCTTGGATTTAG GGGCCTTGGAGAAATCCATCATTGAGTCTGAACTCAAGGGATCATTTACTGACTTACGAAAGGCTCTCTTCGTACTGGATGAGAAAGATTCTTCTTTGTTGGCTTCG GCCCAGTCCCTTCTCCAGTGGCACGATTCCCACCAGTACTGTAGCAAAACTGGGCAGCCGACTCAGAAGAATGTAGCTGGCAGCAAGCGTGTCTGCCATGCCAGCGGAATAACTTACTATCCACAG ATGTCTCCAGTGGTTATCACCCTGGTGTCTGATGGGAGCCGGTGCCTCCTCGCACGACAGCCCTCATTTCCTCAGGGGATGTACACCGCTCTGTCAGGCTTCTGTGATGTGG GTGAAAGTGTGGAGGAGGCAGTCCGGCGAGAGGTGGCAGAAGAGGTGGGCCTGGAGGTGGACTCACTCTGGTACTCAGCTTCTCAGCATTggcccttccccagcagctgcttAATGATAGCTTGTCACGCATTGGTGAGAGCACAGCAGGCTGAG ATCAGTATGAACAGCCTGGAACTAGAGGAAGCCCGATGGTTTCGCCTGGAGGAAATCATAGAGGGTCTCAAGAGAGAGCCCAGATTTTCAAAGCAAGCTGATG agagaagagagaacagAGCTATCTGGTGGTAG
- the NUDT13 gene encoding NAD(P)H pyrophosphatase NUDT13, mitochondrial isoform X1, translated as MAAIYQAVYRRASSLFCRLHSTYIRKMRYLNELKEDDSLCRQAQTSGTFYLFHNLSPFLQKVGKKYLVPQLSAAEMKRILEKFRETEQWIEKSVLISCSDEHVPHFALDLGALEKSIIESELKGSFTDLRKALFVLDEKDSSLLASAQSLLQWHDSHQYCSKTGQPTQKNVAGSKRVCHASGITYYPQMSPVVITLVSDGSRCLLARQPSFPQGMYTALSGFCDVGESVEEAVRREVAEEVGLEVDSLWYSASQHWPFPSSCLMIACHALVRAQQAEISMNSLELEEARWFRLEEIIEGLKREPRFSKQADGILLPWFPPKQAIAHRLICEWVKQQTSQPA; from the exons ATGGCTGCAATTTATCAAGCAGTGTACAGAAGAgcttcctctctcttctgcagGTTACACTCTACCTACATTAGAAAAATGAG ATACTTAAATGAACTAAAGGAAGATGATAGCCTTTGTAGACAAGCCCAGACGTCAGGAACTTTCTATCTCTTTCACAATCTCTCCCCCTTCCTGCAGAAAGTGGGGAAGAAATATTTGGTACCACAGCTCAGTGCAGCAG AGATGAAAAGGATCCTGGAGAAATTCAGAGAGACTGAACAGTGGATAGAGAAGTCGGTGCTGATCAGTTGTTCAGACGAGCACGTACCACACTTTGCCTTGGATTTAG GGGCCTTGGAGAAATCCATCATTGAGTCTGAACTCAAGGGATCATTTACTGACTTACGAAAGGCTCTCTTCGTACTGGATGAGAAAGATTCTTCTTTGTTGGCTTCG GCCCAGTCCCTTCTCCAGTGGCACGATTCCCACCAGTACTGTAGCAAAACTGGGCAGCCGACTCAGAAGAATGTAGCTGGCAGCAAGCGTGTCTGCCATGCCAGCGGAATAACTTACTATCCACAG ATGTCTCCAGTGGTTATCACCCTGGTGTCTGATGGGAGCCGGTGCCTCCTCGCACGACAGCCCTCATTTCCTCAGGGGATGTACACCGCTCTGTCAGGCTTCTGTGATGTGG GTGAAAGTGTGGAGGAGGCAGTCCGGCGAGAGGTGGCAGAAGAGGTGGGCCTGGAGGTGGACTCACTCTGGTACTCAGCTTCTCAGCATTggcccttccccagcagctgcttAATGATAGCTTGTCACGCATTGGTGAGAGCACAGCAGGCTGAG ATCAGTATGAACAGCCTGGAACTAGAGGAAGCCCGATGGTTTCGCCTGGAGGAAATCATAGAGGGTCTCAAGAGAGAGCCCAGATTTTCAAAGCAAGCTGATGGTATTTTATTACCCTGGTTCCCCCCCAAACAGGCTATTGCTCACCGGCTGATTTGTGAGTGGGTTAAGCAGCAAACTTCCCAGCCAGCTTAG